One Deinococcus radiopugnans ATCC 19172 DNA window includes the following coding sequences:
- a CDS encoding DUF1801 domain-containing protein — MMTGKISGKTAKPGTRPAKASKANVSESFTDDERAAMKERAQELRGSSRRGSRAARGDGTIEVLAKLAEMPEPDRVLGERLHALITSCAPDLQPKLWYGMPAYAQEGKVVCFFQGARKFKTRYATLGFSDEAKLDDGALWPTAFALMDWTPGIEERITALVKRAVG, encoded by the coding sequence GTGATGACAGGAAAGATTTCCGGAAAGACTGCGAAACCCGGCACACGACCGGCAAAGGCCAGCAAAGCAAACGTGTCTGAGAGCTTCACGGACGATGAACGGGCCGCGATGAAGGAACGTGCCCAGGAACTGAGGGGAAGTTCGCGGCGCGGCTCGCGGGCCGCCAGGGGAGACGGGACGATTGAGGTCCTGGCGAAACTGGCGGAAATGCCGGAGCCGGACCGAGTTCTGGGCGAGCGGCTGCATGCCCTGATCACGTCCTGCGCACCTGACCTACAGCCGAAGCTCTGGTACGGCATGCCCGCCTACGCCCAGGAGGGCAAGGTGGTCTGTTTCTTCCAGGGTGCGCGCAAGTTCAAGACGAGGTACGCGACGCTGGGCTTCAGCGACGAGGCGAAGCTTGACGACGGTGCCTTGTGGCCGACAGCCTTTGCCTTGATGGACTGGACGCCGGGCATTGAGGAAAGGATCACCGCCCTCGTCAAGAGAGCCGTGGGCTGA
- a CDS encoding erythromycin esterase family protein: MPDQTSQISWPLTDPAAALSAFLAALPDAPHLLGLGEPTHGVEAFPLWRNRIFQTLVETQGFRSIAIESDIIAGLQADAYVASGQDTLDEVMTGGFSHGFRGVQANRDLVVWMRQFNAGRNELDRVRFYGFDPPIENMWAASPRHVLLALWDFLAPRFSHLPADRATLEHLCGDDARWTNQAAAMDPSQSIGATADAWHLRALADDLLGFLETQRPGLGAQPELWEARLHARTALGLLRYHANLATPSADRISQMLALRAVMMADNLRAIAEREMERGPTLVFAHNSHLQRGASQIRMETMNADWWPAGAHLLGRGTPYAVIAMSSGEGAALLLPDAGEGHQRSGASLQATPGRLERDGVLVVAAGSEIPSETRSPLG, translated from the coding sequence ATGCCAGACCAGACTTCCCAGATCAGTTGGCCCCTGACCGATCCGGCGGCCGCCCTCTCCGCTTTTCTCGCTGCCCTGCCTGACGCGCCACACTTGCTGGGGCTGGGTGAGCCCACCCACGGCGTCGAGGCCTTTCCTCTCTGGCGCAATCGCATCTTCCAGACCCTGGTGGAAACACAGGGCTTTCGCTCCATCGCCATCGAGAGCGACATCATCGCTGGCCTGCAGGCGGATGCTTATGTCGCCTCCGGACAGGACACCCTGGACGAGGTGATGACAGGTGGGTTCAGCCACGGCTTCAGAGGAGTGCAGGCCAATAGGGACTTGGTGGTCTGGATGCGTCAGTTCAATGCTGGACGCAATGAACTGGACCGAGTCAGGTTCTACGGCTTTGATCCGCCTATCGAGAACATGTGGGCAGCCAGCCCACGGCACGTCCTGCTGGCCCTCTGGGACTTCCTGGCCCCACGCTTTTCCCACCTGCCTGCAGACCGAGCCACGCTGGAGCACCTCTGTGGAGACGATGCCCGCTGGACGAACCAGGCCGCTGCGATGGACCCCAGCCAGTCCATTGGAGCGACAGCAGACGCCTGGCACCTGCGGGCGCTGGCCGATGACCTGCTGGGGTTTCTCGAAACCCAGCGCCCTGGACTCGGGGCGCAGCCTGAGCTCTGGGAGGCACGGTTGCACGCCCGGACGGCCCTGGGTCTGCTGCGCTACCACGCCAATCTGGCTACCCCCTCAGCGGACCGCATCTCGCAGATGCTGGCCCTGCGCGCGGTGATGATGGCGGACAATCTCCGTGCCATCGCCGAACGGGAAATGGAGCGCGGCCCCACGCTGGTCTTCGCCCACAATTCTCACCTACAGCGTGGGGCCAGTCAGATCCGGATGGAGACCATGAACGCCGACTGGTGGCCCGCCGGGGCGCATCTTCTCGGACGGGGCACACCGTACGCCGTCATCGCCATGTCCAGCGGTGAGGGTGCAGCGCTGCTCTTGCCGGACGCCGGGGAAGGCCATCAGCGGAGCGGGGCGTCCCTTCAGGCCACTCCAGGACGCCTCGAACGAGACGGGGTGCTGGTCGTCGCAGCGGGATCAGAGATTCCATCCGAAACACGGTCTCCATTGGGTTGA
- a CDS encoding helix-turn-helix transcriptional regulator: MDSSAATPQHLRDLARLRRVRDRIDREYARPLNVEVLAAGVHMSAGHLSRQFRLAYGESPYSYLMTRRIERAMTLLRQGDLSVTQVCFEVGCSSLGTFSTRFSELVGMSPSLYRQHAAGTTAGMPPCVAKQVTRPIRNREALKARQT; this comes from the coding sequence ATGGACAGCTCCGCCGCCACGCCGCAGCACCTGCGCGATCTCGCGCGGCTGCGCCGTGTGCGTGACCGGATTGACCGGGAATACGCGCGACCCCTGAATGTCGAGGTGCTGGCCGCGGGGGTGCATATGTCGGCAGGACACCTCAGCCGACAGTTCCGGCTGGCCTACGGCGAGTCCCCGTACAGTTACCTGATGACGCGGCGCATCGAGCGCGCCATGACGCTGCTGCGTCAGGGGGATCTGAGCGTCACGCAGGTCTGTTTCGAGGTCGGCTGTTCGTCGCTGGGCACCTTCAGCACCCGCTTCTCCGAATTGGTGGGGATGTCGCCCAGTCTCTACCGTCAGCACGCGGCGGGCACGACGGCGGGCATGCCGCCCTGCGTGGCGAAGCAGGTCACCCGTCCGATCAGGAATCGAGAAGCACTGAAGGCGCGGCAAACCTAG
- the gntA gene encoding guanitoxin biosynthesis heme-dependent pre-guanitoxin N-hydroxylase GntA yields the protein MLNDNPSTGRGPNSYHLIENGELQGTGGHFVRQAHQTFRDRILAPNFSCVAAKAAFNTDHYAFASYGELGSPEATAALARDLQRFCHDQDEMDSDFTTMVAVFRGPREMDELTFEARLWEQLRALHRADTSPYSPEVSADPSDPSFGFSFAGRAFFIIGGHPRSSRVARAFPDPALVFNAHRQFRALKGDGRWPRFQETIRGREMKLQGSLNPNLADHGQASEARQYSGRAVEPDWQARFPSRPNARRIPETGPDIARCPFLSTSRPFEQESAHD from the coding sequence ATGCTCAATGACAACCCCTCAACAGGGCGTGGCCCCAACAGCTACCACCTGATTGAAAACGGCGAATTGCAGGGGACGGGCGGACATTTCGTGAGACAGGCCCACCAGACGTTTCGGGACCGAATCCTGGCTCCGAACTTCTCCTGCGTGGCGGCCAAGGCCGCCTTCAACACCGACCACTACGCCTTCGCCAGTTACGGCGAACTGGGCAGTCCGGAAGCTACGGCGGCCTTGGCCCGCGATCTGCAGCGCTTCTGCCATGATCAGGACGAGATGGACTCGGATTTCACCACCATGGTGGCGGTGTTCCGCGGGCCGCGTGAAATGGATGAACTCACCTTCGAGGCGCGGCTTTGGGAGCAGCTCCGGGCGCTGCACCGCGCCGACACCTCACCCTATAGTCCTGAGGTCAGCGCGGATCCCAGCGATCCCTCCTTCGGGTTCTCCTTTGCGGGGCGGGCCTTTTTCATCATCGGAGGGCATCCGCGCAGCAGCCGCGTCGCGCGGGCCTTCCCTGACCCGGCGCTGGTGTTCAACGCACACCGGCAGTTCCGCGCCTTGAAAGGCGACGGCCGCTGGCCCCGCTTTCAGGAAACGATCCGTGGCCGCGAGATGAAGTTGCAGGGCAGTCTGAATCCGAACCTGGCGGATCACGGACAGGCGTCCGAGGCACGGCAATACTCGGGGCGTGCGGTAGAGCCGGACTGGCAGGCGCGCTTCCCGTCACGGCCGAATGCCCGGCGTATTCCCGAGACAGGCCCTGATATCGCCCGCTGCCCCTTCCTCTCCACCTCGCGTCCTTTCGAGCAGGAGAGTGCCCATGACTGA
- a CDS encoding VOC family protein, translating to MNLTIHQTFLPHTSPDASLAFYRDTLGFEVRDSVEYGGMYWITVGPVGQPGTSIVLHPPAMDPGLTDAERRTITEMMAKGSYASINLATDDLDETFDRLQASDAEVVQEPTEQAYGVRDCAFRDPAGNLIRIQERR from the coding sequence ATGAATCTCACCATCCATCAGACGTTCCTGCCGCATACCAGTCCAGACGCCTCGCTGGCGTTTTACCGCGACACCCTCGGCTTTGAGGTCCGGGACAGTGTCGAGTACGGCGGCATGTACTGGATCACGGTGGGTCCGGTGGGCCAGCCCGGCACGTCCATTGTGCTGCACCCACCGGCCATGGATCCGGGTCTGACCGACGCCGAGCGCCGCACCATCACCGAGATGATGGCCAAGGGCAGCTACGCCAGCATCAATCTGGCCACCGACGATCTGGACGAGACGTTTGATCGGTTGCAAGCCAGCGACGCCGAGGTCGTTCAGGAACCAACGGAGCAGGCGTACGGCGTTCGTGACTGCGCCTTCCGTGATCCCGCAGGCAACCTGATCCGTATCCAGGAGCGGCGCTGA